TGTGCTGATCCGCATGAAGGTGGTCGGGGTGTGCGGCTCCGATGTGCATTATTTTCAGAATGGGCAGATCGGCAGCCAGGTGGTCAGCTATCCGTTCACCGTCGGCCATGAGGGGGCGGGCGTGGTGGAGGCGGTCGGCCCGGGCGTCACGCGGGTCCGGGTTGGCGACCGGATTGCCGTCGAGCCGGCGATGTCGTGCGGGGCCTGCGACCAGTGCCTGGCGGGACGGCCGCACACCTGCCGCACGCTCCGCTTCCTCGGCTGTCCCAAGCAGGCCGAGGGGTGCCTGAGCGAATTCATCGTCATACCCGAGGCGTGCTGTTTCACCATCACCGATGACACCACCTTTGACGAGGCCGCCATCTCCGAACCCCTGTCCATCGGCGTCTACGCGGTCAAGCAATCCATCCCCATGCGCGGGGCCGCGATCGGCATTCTGGGCGCCGGCCCGGTCGGGCTGAGCGTGCTGCTGCCCGCCCAGGCGCAGGGGGCGCGGAAGATCTACGTCACCGACAAGATCAGCCAGCGACTGGATCTGGCGAAGCAAGCCGGTGCCGTATGGGGTGGAAACCCCGACTGCGACGATGTCGTTGCCGAGATTCAGAAGCTGGAACCCGGCGGGCTCGACGTGGTGTTTGAATGCTGCGGCCAGCAGGAGGCCCTGGATCAGGCCCTCGAAATCCTCAAGCCCGGCGGCAAGCTGATGCTGATCGGCATCCCGCCGACCCTCGAACGGGTCTCCTTCAAGATCGACAAGCTGCGGCACAAGGAGATCTGCATCCAGAATGTCCGCCGACAGAACCAGTGCGTCCGGCTGGCGCTCGACATGATCGCCCGC
The sequence above is a segment of the Lentisphaerota bacterium genome. Coding sequences within it:
- a CDS encoding zinc-binding dehydrogenase, translating into MKAMKLTGINRLELMETPTPRIVHADDVLIRMKVVGVCGSDVHYFQNGQIGSQVVSYPFTVGHEGAGVVEAVGPGVTRVRVGDRIAVEPAMSCGACDQCLAGRPHTCRTLRFLGCPKQAEGCLSEFIVIPEACCFTITDDTTFDEAAISEPLSIGVYAVKQSIPMRGAAIGILGAGPVGLSVLLPAQAQGARKIYVTDKISQRLDLAKQAGAVWGGNPDCDDVVAEIQKLEPGGLDVVFECCGQQEALDQALEILKPGGKLMLIGIPPTLERVSFKIDKLRHKEICIQNVRRQNQCVRLALDMIARKDVDVRVMATHRFALADAQAAFELVADYRDGVVKAMIDIG